A stretch of the Lolium perenne isolate Kyuss_39 chromosome 3, Kyuss_2.0, whole genome shotgun sequence genome encodes the following:
- the LOC127342535 gene encoding chaperone protein dnaJ 72, with product MGDHYGTLGLRSDATKAEVKAAFRRCALRDHPDRHAQSGDAGARTDAARRFRQASDAYHVLSDDRRRAEYDLRIRSSSSYGRTSSSTWASSSASSGYGYGYGHGHSGGSWRRPPPGRGGASVGYDWGLLLKAVTRRRFLLNLGFASILLSGAAFLDGSILELWNLNNSGKSFEEAMESIEKVKTGKGNG from the exons ATGGGCGACCACTACGGGACTCTCGGGCTGCGGAGCGACGCCACCAAGGCCGAGGTCAAGGCCGCTTTCCGACGGTGCGCCCTCCGGGACCACCCTGACCGCCACGCCCAATCCGGCGACGCCGGCGCCCGTACCGACGCTGCACGGCGCTTCCGCCAGGCCTCGGACGCCTACCATGTCCTCTCTGATGACCGCCGGAGGGCGGAGTACGACCTCCGCATCCGCTCTTCTTCCTCTTACGGCCGCACCTCCTCGTCCacctgggcctcctcctccgctTCGTCTGGCTACGGGTACGGGTACGGCCACGGGCATAGCGGAGGTTCTTGGCGCCGGCCACCTccggggcgtggcggcgcctcggttgGATACGATTGGGGCTTGTTGCTCAAGGCGGTGACGCGAAGAAGATTCCTTCTCAATCTCGGTTTTGCCAG TATTTTGTTGTCTGGAGCAGCTTTTCTTGATGGAAGTATTCTAGAACTGTGGAATTTGAATAACTCTGGG AAATCATTTGAAGAAGCGATGGAGTCGATTGAGAAGGTGAAAACCGGAAAGGGGAATGGGTAG